The DNA segment AAACAAGTTCTCCATCACTGAAGAAGGTCATTTTGTCCTTGTACGTCTGCAGGTAGCGGTCGACCAGGAGGGCGTGAATGCGGACCCGGACGGCGTGCTGGCGGATGAAGGCGATCTTGTTCTCCAGCCTGTTCTCGATCACCTGGTTCAGATCTTCCAGGAGGGAGATCTCCTCCTTGAGAAACAGGTCCCGGTGGGTATCAGGCTTGTAGTCTTGTGGCCAGAAGGAGCTGACATAAACCCGAGGGGGCTCTGTGACGTTGATGAGCGGGGCCAGGCTCCAGAAGAGGGCCCCGTAGACCCGCATGAGCATCTGTGTGGCCAGGTTGTCGGCCTTGTTCAGGATGATCCTTATCTGGGATTCGCGCCCCTTCAGCTGGCGGAAGAGCATCTCCAGCTCCAGACCCACATCCAGCTTGGTGGGGTCAAAGACGACAAAGATGAGGTCGGCTCTGTCGATGAACCACTGGCACACATCATTGAAGGGATAACCTTGGGGAGAGGGAGCGACAGGTCAAGACGAGCAGGCCCGCCCCGAGCCCCTTGCGCTGCCTTCCAGAACCAAACTGTTCCCTGATTGAAGGAAGTAATGGCACTACAGATTTTCTGGGTTTCTGAGGACTTTTAAAGGAGTAATTACATATCTCCGGCCCCTTGTCAACCCTCAACCAAGAACCACCTGATCCTTGTTTTAATCTGTGGAATCCAAGGTTTCAGGAAAGCAAAATACCTTTTCAACATGGGGATTTTCCTACCAACTAAAAAGATCTGGGGACAGTAGCAGAGATGTTGAAGGAAGGAAGCCAAGAATCAGAAGGATGTGAAAGAGGATGCATTATTTCCGGGAAAGAAACGTGGACCTGGCATAAGACCTGGACTGGCACTGGGGCTCTGCCACTGACCAGCTGAATATTTAAGTGCTGCTAAACTTTCGTGTTTTAGCTACAAAATGACAAGAGGAACAGTAACACCTAAATTGGTATAAAGATTACTATGTTGCTTTAAATACAGTAAAGCACCTAACTAAAGCTGCCAGTCACAGAGTAGGTGTTCCATGTATATTAGTTCCTCTAACTTATATCCTAAATGAGGAGACTAGGAATGTCtgtcttaaaatttttctgtaataATTAAGCCATAATGCAGAACAGAAGTCCAATAAACGTTAAGTGACTActataattattaatataatgTTATTACTAGTAATAAAACAGGGTTTGGTTATAACCAAAATGAGAGTTATATGATAACGAGATCCACCATCTGGTCATATATTCCTACAAATGCCCTGTTATGACTCATCTCTGCAGAGAGCCCATGTCATGGCCATACTCAAGGGCCCAGGTCACAGCCTAATGCCTGCCACCTGATGGCATGTAGGGTTTTAGAAAGCTGAATGCAGGTTTATGCTGAAGCAGGCCTGGTAAAGCATGCCATGGCACTAGGAAGAGGTGAATGAAGGTCAGGTTCAACCCAGACCCAAGTTAGCCAGAAGTTATGTACACTTGGACTGGGATCCCACTAGCCCAGGTCCCCCAGAGACAGCTCAGCCCCAGCATGGACCTCAAGGAGGTACTTACAGAGGACACCAGCCTCCCCTTGGGAAAATAAATCACCTCCAAACCAGACTAGTCCTTGGGGAGGTAAAAGGACGAGGCTCTCCACAACCAAGTGGCACCACGTCAGCACgaaggggctgggagagaagAGCGTGTCCCCTGGCTTTGGACCACGCTGGCCACATTTCCTCTCCTCTGCCTGCTTCCCACCCTCTGTTGAGAAAAGTTCCCTGAGACAAAACATGCTGTTCAGAAATGAGACTAAATTACCTCTTTCTTGCTGCTTGCGGTTCTCAATGATGCCTGGCGTATCCACAAAAGTGACCCGCTCCAGCAGTTTGTGGGGAACCTCGATGCCAATCAGCTTCTCCAGGAAATTCTGGCCAAACTTCTCGAGGGGAGAGAAGGACCGGGCACTGTCAGCAGCCATGACGATGCCCTCAATGGTCTTCAGCTTGGGCCCGTGCATGAGGACAGTGAACTCAGAGGTGGTGGGCTCGGCACCTGCACGCATGCGCACAAGGTTAGCAGGGAGCCAGGCATCGGGGAGGAGGCCTACCACATAGTCAGCCTGTAAGCACGGTGTTTCAGGGGGACTTTGCCACCCAGAGTGGATACTGTTTGCTAAgctagtggttttttttttttttaattgtggtaaaatatccaCAACGAGGTTTACcatattaaccatttttaagtgtgcatttcagtggcattaagtacattcctattgttgtgcaaccatcaccacatccatctcccaaactgaaactctgtccccagcaAACTCCCCGCTCACCTCCCCTGGGCCCTGGTAACCTCTGCTccacttcctgtctctatgaatctgacgATGCTAGGTCCTTTATAAGTGGAGTCACACATTATCTGTCCCTTTGTGTCTGCTTTACTTCACTCAGCATAGTGTCTTCGAGTTCCATTCATATTGTAGCATatctcagaatttccttcttttttaagactgaatgaCATTCCTCTGTAAGACCGTGTCTCTCATGCACCCGCCCATCAGGGATGTCTGGATTGTTCCCACTGCTTGGACATTGTGAATAACAACACTGTGAACGTGGGCGTAGCTgctgttttctcatttgcaagTTTCATTATTATACTGAAAACACATAGGAATGTTTTAATTGTTCACATATGACATACACAGGAAAATCTCACTGTTACCTGTATATAGCTGGTAGCGAGTGTTTTCCAACCCAAGGAGGTAGTTTATCATGGTGGACTTGCCAACGCTCCACGGTCCCAGGAACAGCACCATTGGCTTGGACGTGATTTCCCCATCTGTGAGAGGCAGGAATTAGAAAGGGAAGTGAACTAACCAAGTTCCTTGTGACAGGAGCGACGTAGTTCTTCATGCTGCTTCCCAGACAGTCCAGCTCGCTGCTTTGGAACTGGACACTGGCCCAGACAGTGTGTAAAAGTCAGTGGCACATCTCTTGCTATGGAAGTGTGGTCACTCAGTTACAGATAGTGGAAGACATCATTCTGGCCTCGCACGGATTCCTGGCCCACAGGCACCAggaggagtgagtgagtgaagcCACAGCACTGACCAGAGCTCCCCTAGGTGAGGCCCTCCGGTTCAGGTCTGGAGAACAGTTCCTAGAAAGTGGGGGAAAGAGCTGCCCCGCGGGAAGAGGAGAAAACTGCCATCGGCCTTGGTGACAGGAGAATGGAGGCTAAGGAGGCTCACATGCTCTTGGGCGTCTGGACTCGGGTCCTGCCTGTCCCTGGCCTCCCTCCCCTCAGCTGTGCCTCCTGACAGCCCATCTCAGGCTCAGCCTgaccctgggctctgggccctgtcaGATTAGCCTCCAAAGACGTGACCTATTTGCCAAGTCCCAGGACCACACACTGACTAGGCAAGTTGTGggtcctgggccctgggcccagtGTGGGGGAGGACACCCTGCCTGAACCACTCCCATTGGAGTCCCAAAGAAAAGTAAATTCTCCAGTGCTTTCCATACCAGTGGGCAACAGTCACACCATCGCTCTCGTGGCTGAGTGGCAGCCTTAGAGCCTGTGCGGAGGGCCAGCCCTGCATAATTCAGCCCCTAATGCTCCCCAGACCTCTTGGTCTCCCTGAGCTCTGCAGGCAGGCCACCAAATAGTaggctctccttttctctttttttcccctctttgatGTATTTAATTTCTTGATTCAAAAATCAGAAGTATAAAAAGGTATACAGAGAAAAGTCTCCCATCCCCGGCCCAGGGTGCCCAGGCCAAACACCCCCTATTTACCCTTGCATATATGTTAATGCATACAGTATAGCTGTCTCAGCAAATATCACATTCCCCATCTTTTGTATACAAAGAGGAGTATTATCCCTCTTTTTCTGCACCTTGCTACTTGATGGGGTCTTCTTTCTCTAAAGTGAAGTTAATTCCTAGGAGACCAAGATGATGCCTTGTAAGTGATGGGCACACATACATTGCCTGAAATCAATGCCATGGTCTTGCCTCGGTCCTCCTTGCCTGTAATTATACATGATGAGTCACTTGCATCTCTTGTTGTCAACCCCTAGCTAGGGGGCTGGAAGGgacaggcaggcagagggggTGGCAGGAGTCCCCGGGGATAGCTACAGAGATCCTACAAAAGGTTCCTTTGACCCAGGCCCAGGTGACACCAGGGAAAATGGGACCTTCCAGCTCCCCACAGGGTGTTCCTAGGGCTGCTGTTCCAGATCTCCACAGCAGGAGGCGTGACGGGCATGTGCAGGAGGCCGAAGGTGAGCCTTGGAGGAGTGAGTTTACACAGGAGGCTGCCCAAAGGCATGGAGGTGCGGCACTGGAGAAACAAGCAGGAAAGAGCCAAGCCTGGAAAGAAGTGAGGAGCCATCCTTGCAGAGCACCATTCCCCGGGCAGCCCTCAGCCTGCTGGGCCAAGCCTAGGTCTTGAGGGCTACTGCAGAAAGCAAGAGTGGAGGACAGGAACACAGCTGGAAGGCTGCACCCTCACACTGTGCCCGCTGCCCCCCATGAAGCAAAGAGGATCATTTGCCCTTAGGCTTGCAAGGAGCAGTAGGGCTGAATCCTGACACAGGCATTCCCTCTGAGGCAGTCAGAGCTCCAGCTCATGGGCCCGGCTGTGTGGTCCTGGGTGACCGGCATGTCTCTGTAAAGCAGGCATAACATGCACCCCAGAATACCCTACCCACTTTATAGCAATCAAGAGCCCCACAGGAGATAATATAGAAGCAGCCAATTAACACAAAGAGATGTGTAATACCCCTGACCATCccaacaacaatgagataccactgttACAGTTTTCGGAGACGGCTAACACTTAGAAACGGCACTGCTGTGGGGAATGAGGACTTCACATGCTGTTGTGGGTACAAACTGGTGCAGCCTCAGGCGATTTGGCAACAAGTATCACAATGTTTAATTCCAGCATTCCGCTGTTATAAATATACTCTACAAATATATTTGAAGGAAATATGTCATGACTATGGTAGCGtttgcaatattttaaaaaatggaacgaAGCAAGAGCCTGGTTGACCACAGGTAGGGTAGTGGTTATCTGCTGTGGTGCATTCACACAAGGATCAGAAAAGCAGGGTGCAGCCACACACACGGTTGTGTGACTCCATCTTTGCAGAGGCAACAGGGAAAGAGAAGCTCGGATGCACCTGTGTGCAAGGGAAACGTCTGGATGTGTTCAGGGAAAACTGAAACAGTGAGTGTCCCTGGAGTGGAACTAGAGAAGCTGGGAATATTCCAAGAAGGGGATTTTTGTATTTCGGTTTATGCTATTCTGCACTATTTGAAACTTGTTTCAGCAACAAGTTGTGCCTTATCTTTATGATGTTGAATATTAGTTGTTCAAAGAGTGCAGCCCCAAGGGAAGCTAACAGGTGAAGCagtgaggaggagggaaggattACAGGCCCAGCAGTAATGAGACATGACCTGCAGTGAAAGGGAACCCTGGTGGGCCCTCCTCGGTGTCAGGAACCAGAACTGCACTACAGCTTAGGAATGAAGGAAGCGCTTTCTGAGAGACCGCATGCCAATCGAGAGGCGTGCTCCCAGAGAAAGGCTGGTTCGGGTAACAGGTCTCCACCCACTTTGGAGAACTTGGAGAGCTCAGCTGCCCGCCTGCTCACCCAGCACCCAGAGCTCCAGGGAGTGTGGCCAGGTGGCAGGTGCTGGCCCACCCTCAGATACGAGGCGTACCTGTTATCTCATGCTGCCGTAGCTCATTGTATCTGTAAGACTGCTCCAGGGGCTTGATGGATGAGTGGTAGATCTTTCGAAGCCTCTGCAGCACCACTGCGAGCAAAGAAGGGTGGAGGGAAAGCATCAGGCAGGGCTTGGAGCCGCTCATGCCCCAGAGCAGTGTTGGCCCTGCCTGATGGGACTGTGCCAAACGTGAGCATTCCCAGAGGGAGCTGGTCCACATCACAGCCTCTCCTTTAAAGCAGAAGGCATTCCCTCCCCTCTCCAAAGCCTCCTgaacttttcaattttattctaaCCCTCTGCCCACCCCCTTCCTCCATACTGTCCTGAAGCCCTGTCCCAGTCTGCAGCTGAGGCCTTTCTATGGCAGATGAGGACCTCTGCTCCTTCTCTCTGCCCCCGCCCCTACTTGGGCTTGCCCCAGGCTGGCGGATAAGGAGCCCTGTGCTGAGCAGGCCTACAGGACGGTCACCCTGGCCCCTCACCCATCACCACACTCCCTGGCGCCCCTGGGAGGATTCAGACATACCAGGTGTCTTCTTGGGGAGAGCATGGCTCCAGGGAAAAGCGACTCAGGAGCGAGGCTGgaagccccaccccaccccgccccagtGGGAGGCACAAAGAGGAAGGGGCCCAGAGTCAGGCTGTCCATGCCCCGCCCCGAGGTGCCCTCTGCAGCTGGGCCATGCCCGGGCAGCAGCACTGGGATTTGCCCCTGACCCTTTCAGTGGCCCCTATGCTGGGATggcctttcctcctcctccccaccaatCCAGACCCCCAGGCTTGGTGCTGCTCCGGGATCCCCAGGGGTCTCTTCCCTGGGGCGCCTCCAGGCCTCGCGGCCCCACCCGGCTCTGGCTGGGCCCCAGCCCCGGGCGCTCCTCTCCCGGTCACCAGAGTAATCATCGCCTGGCTTGTCCTCATTGAGCATCAGAGTTTTCTCGATGTGGGAGCGGTCCCTCGCTGGGGCTTCTTCACTCCCATCCTCCGCCTCCTCtggggagagaagcagagagCGGGGTTAGGGCAAAGCCGAGAGCCAGCCAGGCCCCAGGGCCCCTCCACGGGAGGCAAGGCCAGGGCCGGGAGGAAGTGCTGAACGCAGGCTTGCAGGGTTCAACCGGACGGAGCTCGGTCTCTAGGAGGGAGGGACTTGGAAAATCTAAACTCAACCTCGTTAAATTAAGCTCCATGATCCATTTTATGTATTCAAAACACAAATACTGATTGAGCAACTGCTGCACCCCAGGCAGGAGCACTGTGCTGGGAATGCAGTGGTGCCCGAAACCACCATAGTGCGCAAATACCTGACAAGCTGTATGGGGACTCAGATCCGCAAGGAAACCTGGGGGGAAGCCACACTGGAAAGCAGAGGCTGACCCCCAGGCCCTTCCCCTAGAGGCCGTCTCTCTCGGTCCAGGCCAGTGTCCCTGGTGGAGGAGGTCACGGGAGTGCTGGCCATCCCTAGGATGCCATACAGCTCCAGTGTCGCCCGAGGGCTCTGCTCTCCCCCCCACCCGCCCCCCATCCTGAGGACATCTGCAGGCCATCAGTGCCACAGCCAGCCTGATTCTTAGTATGCTCCTGCACCCGCCCCAGTTCACCGGGCCTGATGTAGCCTAGTCTTCGGGGCAGACCCCAGCTGGCTCCCAGCTGCCCGCCTCCCCCCCAGTGCACCTGTACACCTCTCCATCAGCCCGCCATGGGGCCTCCAACCCTGCCACCAGATCTCCTGTCCCTTGGTTAAGGCACTGCCCTGTGTCAAAATGCATGGAGGGCCCCTAACCAGCAGGCTTCTGAGGGCCTGACTCCAAAGGAACCAGGTTCCTCTGCACCCTCCACCGTGCGGCCTCTCGCTGTGTCCCCCCAAGCTGGGCACAGGCGGGTAGAGTGGCTGAGAGCTCCTGTGGGCCAGGCTGCCTGGACGGGTCCTCCACCTAGCAAGCCGGGGGCAGCAGGGGCTCTCCCGCCCCACCCTGTCCCCCTGCATACATGTCCTCCGGGAAAAACACGGCTGCCCGAGGTGCACGATTCCAGGAGTCCCTACCCAGAATGCCCCGCTGGGGCTCCTCTGCCTCGGCATCCTGGGCCTCGGCCCCCTCAGGCCTTGTATTGGACTCCTCCACGCCCGGCTGGGACCCCGCAGCCCCAGGGCTCGTGGGTCCTGCTGCTTCCTGGGACTCCTCCGCCTCCTCGGAGGTGTCCCCTGCCTCTTCTGAACTAGCCCCGTCACCGCTGTCCTCTTCGGATTCTTCTTGGGACGGAAcccctcctccttcttcttcgCTGTGGTCACCACTCTCCTCTTCAGAGGAGGGggagccctcctcctcctccagcattCCTGGGGGCCGGTCCTCCGGGCTGCCCCGCACCTCGGAGCCCTGCGCAACCCCGGTCTCTGCACTGGCCtctgaggctgggctgggctggggcgcCCCCTGATCCTCAGGCTCCTCCCCGGTCTCACCCAAGACTCCAGCCGGTCCTTCTGGCTCCCGATCAGGCCCTGGGCCGCGCCCCCCTCCTGTCTCCGGGGCTCGGGCCTCCTCAGCCTGCTCGCTGGGAGAGGGCCCCTCCACCTCAGCCTCTGGGGTCCCTGCAGCCACTCCCTGCTCAGGGCGGTCCTCGGCGACCTCCTCAGCTTCCTCGGGGACCACATCACCCCCAGCCTGTCCTGACTCCTCCCTGGCAGCTCCCTTTATAGGGGGCCCGAGCCCAGAATCCTGCTGTCCTGGGCCCTCACCCACACCGAGCTCTggcaccccctcctccccagcaccCCCGGCCCCTCCTGGAGGGAGCGCACTGGCTCCTGGTGGGCCCACTTCTTCCTGCCCAGGCCCTGCAGAGTCTCCAGAGCCAGCTGACTCTGAGGCATTTGAGGGACTGGCTTCGGGGTCAGAGCCCAGGCCGGTGGTGGGGGCCCCAGCACAAGTCTTCTCTGAGCTCTCAGCCTCCCTGCCATCTGGGGAGTGAAGGAGCAGGTTCTTCTCTTGAGGGGCCGCCTCTGCATAAAGCGCCCTTTCCTTCTCCTCTAGACTTGCATCTCCAGCAGAGAAATGATTCTCCAACAAATTGCCAACATCTTCTGTGCCACCCGAAGCAGAAACTTGCAGTTCTAAATGATTAGAACACGATTGGTCAGTTTCACAGGGTTGGCACTGGCTTAGCTTCTCAAAAGAGTCTAACTCAACCTAGTTCCCATCCTCCAGGAGGGAGGTGTGGACCTGGCATGTGGTGGGGCACCCCCTCCCTGGTCTCCATAACTGCCCTGTGTGGCAAGCAGAGGAGGGATTATCCTGCCTCCCCCCAAGACATGGGAACCGTGGCTCAGGGAGTTACAGACCTGCTGTCCATCACCAAGGGGGTGGGCGGCCAGCCACTGGGGagccccacccctggccctgacTCCCCAGCCTCCCCACTG comes from the Manis pentadactyla isolate mManPen7 chromosome 10, mManPen7.hap1, whole genome shotgun sequence genome and includes:
- the SRL gene encoding sarcalumenin isoform X3 is translated as MRVLVLLCCFVASLLLPGQTEEAEDGSEEAPARDRSHIEKTLMLNEDKPGDDYSVVLQRLRKIYHSSIKPLEQSYRYNELRQHEITDGEITSKPMVLFLGPWSVGKSTMINYLLGLENTRYQLYTGAEPTTSEFTVLMHGPKLKTIEGIVMAADSARSFSPLEKFGQNFLEKLIGIEVPHKLLERVTFVDTPGIIENRKQQERGYPFNDVCQWFIDRADLIFVVFDPTKLDVGLELEMLFRQLKGRESQIRIILNKADNLATQMLMRVYGALFWSLAPLINVTEPPRVYVSSFWPQDYKPDTHRDLFLKEEISLLEDLNQVIENRLENKIAFIRQHAVRVRIHALLVDRYLQTYKDKMTFFSDGELVFKDIVEDPDKFYIFKTILAKTNVSKFDLPNREAYKDFFGINPISSFKLLSQQCSYMGGCFLEKIERAITQELPSLLGSLGLGKNPGALNCDKTGCGETPKNRYRKH
- the SRL gene encoding sarcalumenin isoform X2 translates to MWELQVSASGGTEDVGNLLENHFSAGDASLEEKERALYAEAAPQEKNLLLHSPDGREAESSEKTCAGAPTTGLGSDPEASPSNASESAGSGDSAGPGQEEVGPPGASALPPGGAGGAGEEGVPELGVGEGPGQQDSGLGPPIKGAAREESGQAGGDVVPEEAEEVAEDRPEQGVAAGTPEAEVEGPSPSEQAEEARAPETGGGRGPGPDREPEGPAGVLGETGEEPEDQGAPQPSPASEASAETGVAQGSEVRGSPEDRPPGMLEEEEGSPSSEEESGDHSEEEGGGVPSQEESEEDSGDGASSEEAGDTSEEAEESQEAAGPTSPGAAGSQPGVEESNTRPEGAEAQDAEAEEPQRGILEEAEDGSEEAPARDRSHIEKTLMLNEDKPGDDYSVVLQRLRKIYHSSIKPLEQSYRYNELRQHEITDGEITSKPMVLFLGPWSVGKSTMINYLLGLENTRYQLYTGAEPTTSEFTVLMHGPKLKTIEGIVMAADSARSFSPLEKFGQNFLEKLIGIEVPHKLLERVTFVDTPGIIENRKQQERGYPFNDVCQWFIDRADLIFVVFDPTKLDVGLELEMLFRQLKGRESQIRIILNKADNLATQMLMRVYGALFWSLAPLINVTEPPRVYVSSFWPQDYKPDTHRDLFLKEEISLLEDLNQVIENRLENKIAFIRQHAVRVRIHALLVDRYLQTYKDKMTFFSDGELVFKDIVEDPDKFYIFKTILAKTNVSKFDLPNREAYKDFFGINPISSFKLLSQQCSYMGGCFLEKIERAITQELPSLLGSLGLGKNPGALNCDKTGCGETPKNRYRKH
- the SRL gene encoding sarcalumenin isoform X1 gives rise to the protein MRVLVLLCCFVASLLLPGQTELQVSASGGTEDVGNLLENHFSAGDASLEEKERALYAEAAPQEKNLLLHSPDGREAESSEKTCAGAPTTGLGSDPEASPSNASESAGSGDSAGPGQEEVGPPGASALPPGGAGGAGEEGVPELGVGEGPGQQDSGLGPPIKGAAREESGQAGGDVVPEEAEEVAEDRPEQGVAAGTPEAEVEGPSPSEQAEEARAPETGGGRGPGPDREPEGPAGVLGETGEEPEDQGAPQPSPASEASAETGVAQGSEVRGSPEDRPPGMLEEEEGSPSSEEESGDHSEEEGGGVPSQEESEEDSGDGASSEEAGDTSEEAEESQEAAGPTSPGAAGSQPGVEESNTRPEGAEAQDAEAEEPQRGILEEAEDGSEEAPARDRSHIEKTLMLNEDKPGDDYSVVLQRLRKIYHSSIKPLEQSYRYNELRQHEITDGEITSKPMVLFLGPWSVGKSTMINYLLGLENTRYQLYTGAEPTTSEFTVLMHGPKLKTIEGIVMAADSARSFSPLEKFGQNFLEKLIGIEVPHKLLERVTFVDTPGIIENRKQQERGYPFNDVCQWFIDRADLIFVVFDPTKLDVGLELEMLFRQLKGRESQIRIILNKADNLATQMLMRVYGALFWSLAPLINVTEPPRVYVSSFWPQDYKPDTHRDLFLKEEISLLEDLNQVIENRLENKIAFIRQHAVRVRIHALLVDRYLQTYKDKMTFFSDGELVFKDIVEDPDKFYIFKTILAKTNVSKFDLPNREAYKDFFGINPISSFKLLSQQCSYMGGCFLEKIERAITQELPSLLGSLGLGKNPGALNCDKTGCGETPKNRYRKH